The nucleotide sequence catctaaaaataaataataaaaataataccattattttctaaaaattaattataataaaaataataataatttagtgatTAAGCTACATAATAAGTTTTGAATTTTTCTTGAAAGCTTTTCCAAGATGCTCAAAGAGAATCTCTACTTCACTAATATAACAAGAAAAACTCTAATTTCGATTGAGTTTTCAATCGAAACCCAATTAAATTAGATCattcataatatttttgaatagggtTATAATGTTGTTGATTCAACTGAATTCTTTATAGTGTTTTTTTGaaaaagattataatatttttttgttattgaaCTAAAAACACAGTAACACTATCAACAACACTATAATTcaatcttaattaattagaatTATTGTAAATATTAGTTATTAATCttattacattattaaaatttcataTGTATTCTTCTTGTTTTGGAacagaattatataaaaataataatctccATGTAAccctataaaaaatatatattgtaaCTGATGAATGATGattcaaaatattaaataaactatcTTATCACTCTAATAGAgcttcaaataaatatttttattgatttagaaataagaaaaaaataaaaacttaatttCTATGTCAATTAAATCGGACATATACACTGTCCttgaatataattataatatttttgatgtctctataaaaattattataaatttatatagatATATTATTACTGAATACAAATGTGCTTTACACATTTGGTTCATAAAGGACACCTTCGATAGTAACTCAAGACTTTATCCTAAAATTCACCAAAAATAATAAACCCTTCCACGAGAACGTGACAACTATGCCAGAGTACTGGTGGGCCCCAGTTCATGCATCGGTCACATGAACGGAACCCCGTCCGGTACGCGATGAGGGTTTGAGTGATTCCTTTCTCGAAGCCCATGCTTGCGTTTCTTCCTCACCAAGTCCCTTCTTGCCTCTTTCTTATCTGCCCCTTTTCCCTTCTCTGCAAGTAGTGATAGCCCCACAGGCAAGTGATGGCCCGAGCCGTAACGTCGGCGTGGCCGGACATGCTTGCTGGCGTCATCTCGGAGTCCAGGCGCGTCGTCGCCGCCCACACCCGCCACTTCCTCGCCCTCtccgtcctcttcctcctccctctctcgtCTCTGCTCGTCGCCGCCCCCTCCATTCTCttcccctccgccgccgccgccatctccttctcctcctccccctcccctgcCCTCCTCcgcttccaccaccaccaccgccgccccTCAGCCCCCGGTGTCGTCGCCCTTTACTCCTCCGCGGCCCTCCTTCTCCTACtttccgcctccgccgccgtctCCAGCAGCGTCCACCGCGGCTTCTATGGCCGCCCTGTCAAGCTCCTGCCGGCCCTCCGATCCCTCCCTGCCCCCCTCGCTCGCCTCCTCCTCACCCTCGCCGCGGCTCTGCTCCCCCTCACCGCCCTCGCCCTCCTCCTCGCCTCCCTTCTCATCCTTTCCCTCAAAGCCCTCGCCGTTCTCCGCCTACCCCCTTCCTTTTCCTCCTTCGCCTACTTGCTCTTCGTCGCCGTCGCCATCCTTAGCCTCATTgttctccaact is from Musa acuminata AAA Group cultivar baxijiao chromosome BXJ1-6, Cavendish_Baxijiao_AAA, whole genome shotgun sequence and encodes:
- the LOC135677099 gene encoding uncharacterized protein LOC135677099, whose amino-acid sequence is MARAVTSAWPDMLAGVISESRRVVAAHTRHFLALSVLFLLPLSSLLVAAPSILFPSAAAAISFSSSPSPALLRFHHHHRRPSAPGVVALYSSAALLLLLSASAAVSSSVHRGFYGRPVKLLPALRSLPAPLARLLLTLAAALLPLTALALLLASLLILSLKALAVLRLPPSFSSFAYLLFVAVAILSLIVLQLNWSLAGVIATLESCWGFAPLRRSVDLIKGMRLASLCLHLFFATAIGLTLSGFSLVKLGRPEGGWREVVPVVARTVFGSGITAVLLLCWMVTGAVLYMYCKALHGELAGEIAEEFSSEYVFLPFDEHNVPHVVSVIHQ